The proteins below are encoded in one region of Macrobrachium rosenbergii isolate ZJJX-2024 chromosome 29, ASM4041242v1, whole genome shotgun sequence:
- the LOC136854497 gene encoding ankyrin homolog: MNSRDIVQSLLERGANVNHKSYFGETAVYIAAKKGSLEILKLLLENGANPNVPAAEGYTALLQATWHRSLQMVNELLTKEANPNYQTPSSRYFALYLATRHNERQIMEALINAGANVDLQTSWGVTALQTATIWGHMKATKILIETGADPNLLNIYNQTALMKASIYGHGTILQELINVGVQLDLQDKDGCTAMIWASKRGHSTVITRLLEAGADPQIQDNTGRTSLQWARRNGHLRAVKVLKKHPCSENTVENAVLCQRSLPTTEAPEIIHIHTLQPSSPTPTTTDETQVDEQFETTPSLYKPSPITEAVLHTSKKPERSSSKYGPPPSYVIICSAKPPLTLNINIIVFSCLLHWHTLGACMF, encoded by the exons ATGAACAGCAGAGACATCGTGCAAAGTCTGCTGGAGAGAGGGGCCAACGTCAATCACAAAAGTTATTTTG gTGAAACAGCAGTGTACATTGCAGCTAAAAAGGGGTCAttggaaattttgaaattattgctgGAGAATGGGGCGAATCCTAATGTTCCAGCAGCTGAGG GTTACACGGCTTTACTGCAGGCTACGTGGCATCGTTCTCTACAGATGGTCAATGAATTACTCACAAAAGAAGCCAACCCGAACTATCAGACACCAAGCAGCC GTTATTTTGCTCTTTACTTGGCAACTAGACACAACGAGCGCCAAATTATGGAGGCCTTGATAAATGCTGGTGCTAATGTTGATCTTCAAACTTCCTGGG GTGTAACTGCGCTGCAAACTGCAACAATATGGGGACACATGaaagcaaccaaaatactcaTCGAAACTGGAGCTGACCCGAACTTACTTAACATTTACA ATCAAACAGCACTGATGAAAGCATCTATCTACGGACATGGAACCATATTGCAAGAACTAATAAATGTCGGGGTTCAACTTGACTTGCAGGATAAAGATG GTTGTACTGCAATGATATGGGCCAGCAAGAGAGGACATAGCACGGTAATTACTAGGCTGTTAGAAGCAGGCGCTGATCCCCAAATACAGGACAACACTG GAAGGACAAGTTTGCAATGGGCAAGAAGGAATGGTCACCTAAGAGCTGTCAAAGTACTGAAAAAACATCCATGTTCAG AAAATACCGTGGAGAATGCGGTCCTCTGTCAGCGCTCGTTACCAACGACCGAAGCACCAGAAataattcacatacacacacttcaaCCATCTTCCCCCACACCTACAACCACAGACGAAACACAAGTCGATGAACAGTTTGAAACAACACCATCTTTGTATAAACCATCACCCATCACTGAAGCAGTACTGCACACGAGCAAGAAACCTGAGAGGTCAAGTTCGAAGTATGGTCCCCCTCCATCTTATGTGATAATATGTTCTGCAAAACCACCTTTGACACTGAATATCAACATCATAGTATTTTCCTGTTTGTTACACTGGCATACATTGGGGGCGTGTATGTTTTAA